DNA sequence from the Orcinus orca chromosome 2, mOrcOrc1.1, whole genome shotgun sequence genome:
CTTCAGCAGGTTATGCTGGGacctgggattctgcatttccCCAAAGCTCCCAGGTGACTCTGACGCTTGACCACAGAGCCCAGTCAATCAGGAAGTCCCTTGAAGCTCAGATGATCTAAAGAGACTGTTCCCTTCCTTCCAAGTACTGACTGTGGTTCTCCTGAGTTCAAACCTCACAGACAAGATGGGCCGCTAGCCCACCGACCAGGCCCACCAAGTCCTTCCGTCCCTTCCTCTGCTCCTCAGTGAAGCAGGTTATGCTGGGGTGTCCTCAGAGCCCCTGCACCACAGTGGGGCAGAGACATGGGGTGAAATGACAGAGTCTCCACCTCCACCACTGCATGGACCAGGCAGGGGCGGGGAATGGGGGCAGGGCCAAGGGGAGGCTCAGCTAGCCTTCACTCTCCGGCTGCTGTAACAATGTACTACAACCGGCGGGCTTCGACAACAGGAATTTGCTGTCCACGGTTCTGCAGGAGTCCAGAatcaggtgttggcagggctggttccttctgagggctgtgtgggagaatctgttccaggcctctctccttggctggtaGATGGTCATCCTCCCCCAGTGTCTCCTTGCATCATCTTCCCTCTATGTGTGTCTCTGTccacattttccccttttataagaacaccagtcatatcgGATCagggtccaccctaatgacctcattttggacttcaacatatgattttggggggacacaatgtAACCCATAACAGCTTCTTATACAGGAAGTCAGCCCCAAGTTACTCAATCATTTGAGTTTTCAAGAGGAGCCAGAAATCTGGAGTTACGTGTGAAATCTTCTGATTTTTAATGTTGGCAATGTCTTCCATTTTAGACTAACACTGTGGGGACCTCATGCTATACATCTGCATGCAACCCCTGTACCTGGGCTGCTCACCTTCCCTGTCCCGTAGCAGCAATGCCCCAGGACAGGCTGCAGCATCCTCCGGCAGGTGCGGCAGCCTCCCCCCAgcacctccctgctcccctcaCAGTCTGTCTCCCAGCTCTCAGCTCCACCCACTCCCCCGCTGCACCTGAGAGATCCCCTCCTCCGCTtaccttcctctcccttcctttccttcgtTTCCCTGCCTTTCAAGCTACCAAATTTGTgctcttgctgttccctctgtctgaaaGGTTCACCTGGCAAATGAAGTTTTAAGCTTCAGCTCAAGGGTCGTCGTTTCTCTGAAGCCTTCCGGGACTGCCCTTGGCaccatcctttcttcctcctcctaaaCCTCTTAAAACCCCCTGCTGTCACTGTGCCTGCTACAGGGAAGTTATTAGGTTTGCTTTCTGCTCTGTCTTCCCCCTTCCCCGCTATTCTGTGGCACCATGAGAGTTGGGAACCAGCCTCACTCATCAGCTCCTAGGAGGCTCGGACAATCACGGATTCAATTCCTGGCTCTGCCTGActtctgtgaccttgaacaagtcacccAACCTCTCACCTCAgtttttaaatctataaaatgggtgtaACAAAAGTCACAGAGTTATTTTGAGAATTTCAGAgcctggtacataataggtgcttaataaatatttgatgaatgagtgaAACGATCACTTAAAGGAGAAACCAGAGCTCCCAGCTGGGAAGCCAGAGCTCCCAATAGGCTGTTGGTGAACAGGCTAGGAGTGAGTTGAGTATAGATTCTAATGGCTGACAACGGTTCGATCCTTTGTTTtcacatgtattaattcattttatgttttaggGCAGGCATGGTTGGTATTCTCATTTttactttacagaggaggaaacacagGTTCACAGCAGCTGCTGTGTTGCTCCATGTTGTACGGCCACTCAGTGGCAATCCAGGACTGAAGTCCTGGTCCACAGAGACATGGACCTGCCACACCTCTTTCTCCTGGTTCTGGTTTTGGGCAGAGTTGTCCTCATTAGCATTCATGTGATCAGACATCCCAGGCCCCAGAGACCTCCACAAGCCCAAGATCGCTGGGGCTGGCGGGCAAGGATGAGGGCTCCACCCTGCTCTACTGTTTGACCTGGGGCCAGGCACCCGTCTCTGGGCTTCTAGGTCCCCATCTGTACAATAAACCAGTGGAGTGGGGTGGTAAGAGCCAGCCCACCTGGGTTCACCTCTCAAATCTCTCTTAGCTAGCTGAGTGACATTGAACTGGTACTTCATCTCCTGTgtttcagttccctcatctataaatgaGTACCACTCACAGGACAGTGGTAAAaaatgaatggggcttccctggtggcgcagtgattgagagtccgcctgccgatgcaggggacacgggttcatgtcccggtccaggaagatcccacatgccgcggagcggctgggcctgtgagccatggccgctgagcctgcgcgtccggagcctgtgctccgcaacgggagaggccacaacagtgagaggcccacgtacagcaaaaaaaaaaaaaaaaagaatgaatactcATGAAACACTtactacagtgcctggcacatagtaaaagctcaataaatgttagctacttgCCTTAATTCTACTGTGGGTCTCCATGATCCCCAGGACCCCTTCAGCCCTGGTGCTGCCTCTGCTCCTtgactcccagtccagtgctccTTCCACTCCATTAACCTAGAAGAAACCCACCCAGCAGGGCAAGTGCAGCTCCATCCCCAGTCTTCCCCGGGAacgcagttcttctttgtcctgtTCTGCTGACTTCCAGATTGTCCCGGCTCAGTGTCCCCAGCCCCCACTACAGAGAGCTGTCCTGAAGACCCCCACTGAGACTCTCGTAGCCCCCAGCTTTCGGGACTGAACTCTGACCTCCATTCTTCCAGCATGAATTGCGCCCGCCTAAGGGCATGGGGCCAGGCCAGCAGGGCCCCTGGGAGGCTGAGGCCCTGGCGTGCCTCCAGGCAAAAGTAGCAAAGCTCAGCAGAAATACCCCGACAGGGATGCAGGTCAGTGGCCTGGGAGGAGCTGGCAACATGGGGTCTGTGAAGGCAAGAGCTGCCAGCCAGAGAACAAAGGGGTCTTGGAGAGACGACCCAGGCCCCTGAGAAATCTACGTCAGGGAGGAAATGCCAGGAATTGGCCACATCCCATAGGCAACTGCAGGCAGCTGATGACACCCACATTTGGCCTGGATTCCGGGATCCCTGGATCCTAAAGTGAGGCCATCTgattctgagagagagagaccggTTCCCTATTGGGGCTGTAAGGGGCCTCAGAGCCCTGCTTGGCTCCAGCCCTTTGCCTCTGCTGTTTCCTCTGTCCTTTCCCCTTTGTCTGCCTGTTGAAATCCTATTCACCCTTCAGAGCCCTGCTTAAGCTTAATGTCACCTTCTCTGGGAAGTTCAGATGCCCTGGAAGTGAGACGCCCTCCCCTGGGCTCCCATagtgcctccccttcccccttcatAGCTCTTACCACATTATCTCAAACTTTATTTGGTGCTTCTGTCTTCCCCACCAGGCTGTGAGCTCTGGAACGATGTCCCTTCACCTCTTAACCCCCTGTCTGGCCCACAGTATCCCCTCCAAAAATGCTGAGTGGATGAATCTACCCATACATCTTATGTTCCAAAAGAGTCTTTTTGCTCTAGAGATTCAAAGATCAACACAAAAAGAGGATCCTGACTGTaagcacgtgtgtgtgtgagcatgcaaCAAATACACAGGGCACCCTGGGAATGTGCTAGAATCCCGTAGGTGTAGAATTGATTGACAGTGTATAGCTGTGTTCAGCGAAGAAGTCACCTTTGCCCTCCTGCCAGTGCCAGTTGAATCTCCTTGGACTAAGGAGTAAGGGGCCAGAGTTTGACACCCTTTCTTGGCTGCCCAGGCAGGGCACTGCCCCGCTCCCAGACCATTTGTCACCAGAATTCCATTTGGAACTCTAGGCCCCTGTCACCCGGCCTCCCACTGccccagcagagacccactctgAAGCCTGAAATTCAAATGTTGTGATGCGTATTAACCCAGACCTTCATCCCAGACCAGGCTGTTTCTCTACTCCCAGAGCCCCACACTATGGCAGACTGAATTCCTCATCGCAGAGGCCTTCCTGAATGCTCCCTCCTGTTGTTTTATGGAATTTCACCTCCTAACAgttccatctgtatgtctccctgAACCTCAAAGCTATTATATCATCCAAGGTGGACCTCAACATTCTTCTCATGAAATTATCTATCTGGGTTGCGTCTCTCACCTTCCATGCCACCTCTAAGCTAGGACCCcctaacacacacatatatagttttCTCCTTCAGTCCCCTTGCCCTACTGattttactttctaaatatttctcaatCTGCTCCTTTCTCAGGCTTGAGCCCTCTTTATCTCCTGCCTGGACTGTGGCAGTAAACTCCTCATTGGTTTCCGTGCATTAGCGCTCAATCTCCTTCAATTCATCCTCCATACAGGTCACCAGAGGGATCTGTTTACAATGCAATCTGACGAAGTCACTTTTCTCCTTAAAAATCTTCCGCGGCCCCCGTTGTCTTTTAGTGGAATCGATCAAAGTGGGTTTGGTTCCACACCGGTCTTGCAGGATATTTCACAGGTATGAGATTCCGGAAATGCTGCATACCAAATGCCCTTCTTTAAGATTCATAACATACATCAGCATCTTAAAGATGGTTTCATCATCCTAAAGTCCAGCATCTTGCTCTCTAACCACGCCCACCTTCCTGCCAGCCCCCAGGATACACGTTCTTCAACTTCACGGGACATCCGGAACTCGAGCCCCTCCATTTTCTCCCCGCCCCAGTCCTGTCAGACCTCACTGGAGCCTGCTTCGTGCCCAGCATCCCTTCTGTGCAGCCTGACTCACCTCTCCCATTCCCAGAAGGGGCTATTCCAAGGCCAAGAGCCCAACCTTGCAACCTTCCTCTCACTCTTTACAGAAGACCATCTCCTACttaatggggaaaggagagaacTGAGGAGCTCCCTTCACTTCTAGCCCCCTTTCCTCTTGCCTCCCCCTGAAGGTACACACCTGCACCTGCACTCTGGGTCTCATCTTCTCTCCCCTTTACCACCTGTAtccatcttctctttctcctgcaTCTTCTACCTTTCCTTTAGTTACTGCCTTcagcctataaatatcaaatctccTCCACCCAAAATGCAAACACCCCCCAGTAGTCCTTTTGATGCCACCTCCTCTCATAACtgctaatctctctctctctcctctcccccataTAGCCTTGCTTTTCTAAAGAAGAGTCTACGTTCTCTGCTTCCATTTCACTCTTTCCATTCCAAACTCAACCCGTTGCAGCCTGCTTTCAGACTCTACCACCTTCTAACACTGCTCTGGTTGCAGTCACCTGAGTCACCtgttccctcccctgcctccatgAACCTCTCTGGAGCAGCTGGTACTGTTGGCCCATCCCTCCTTTTGTACAACGCTGTGCTCCTAGCTGGTAAGACATCCCCCTCTGCTTTTCCTCCTGCTTCCTTTGGCTCTCCCCTGCTCACCTGCCCCCTACAGGCTGAGGGTTTCCAAGCTCCACCTCAGCTGTCTGCTCTTCCCTATCTGTGCCCTGTCCCGGGACATCTCACCCACACTCATGGCTTCAACTGCCCCCCGCATGCAACACCCACACCACTGTCTTCATCTCAGATCTCTCTCCAGAACTCTAGGACCACACTGCCCGCTGCCCGCTGCGTCCTGGATGCCCCAGACAACTCACACCCAACACATCCCAAACAGGACTGATCTCCTGCCCGTGTGCTCCCCTAGCAGCAAGTCAGACCACCAAGTGTACAATCCGGACACCAGGGAGTCACCCTGGTCCCTTCCATctacttccccttccccttccctgccagGTGTAGCTGGTCATACAATATGGTGAGGCCAACCTGGCTGTACAAGGAGAATCACCCTGAAGACTTGTCAAACAGAGCTCCCTGGGCCCTTCCCTGACTTACTGAATCCAAAGCtccagggccaggcctgggaaTCTGATTCCGAGAAAGCACCTCCAGGTTGCTGGGATGCCTGGCTCAAGTCACAGACTGGTGTCAGGAGCCATCATTCTCTAACCCGTCCCATTCCAGGCTCCACTGCCAATAGCACTTCTGCTCGCTCATGCAGGGCACAGCTTCCTCCCTGGGCGTCCGGCAATGTTTGCTCCATCTGATCGATCCTCCACAATGCAGCAGTGGCAAATTTACTTTCCCCAAAATGCCATATGGGACCGTGGCTCACCTCCGCTAAAACCCTTCTATGTGCCCCCCAGGAGCACTGCTTCGTGGCCGTGTGCACTTAGTGGAGTGACTTCTGCTCACCTCCTATGTCACCTCCGGCCTCACGCCCCTCAGACAAGGCGCTCCAGCCACGCCAAAGGACACGTGGTCCTCAAACACGCAGCCCTGTTCTACAGCTCCTGGCTTTGCACATGTTCTTTCTGATCATACCCCCTCACTCCCTTAGCCTCTCTGGATAgaatcttcttcttccttttttttttagctgtgtgtgcagcttgtgagatcttagtttccccaccagggatcaaacccaggccccctgcagtggaagcgtggaatcctaaccactggacggccagggaattcccttgataGACTCTTAAGGCTCAAAACAGGCTGGGCTAAAAGCCTGCCTCATAGGCACTATTAGCCCACGTGGAGTTTGCAGATTTTCTAGGTTTTTTCCCCCAGTTAAATGTTGGACCCTCAAGATAGGACCTGGATTTTGATTGGTCACTATTTCCAGGGCCCAACCCAGTTCCCAGCTCAGAAAGGGGGCTGGCAAGATTAATGAATGGAAGGGGGAAACGAGAGAAGGAATGAGAGAGGGCAGGGAGGCATGGAGGATTTGGGGTGATTCTGCTGATCTGTCCTGAGTCCCAGGCCAAGAGTTAGATCTTCCCCCCTGGCAGGAGCCTTGCTCTGGATCCTCAGGCTGGGTCCGCAGAAATAACACAGTGGTAGGGTTTGTGCTGCCCTTTGGCTCTCGGGTTCCCCTAGTAGCCAGGCCAGTGATAGGAgctgccctcccccactccatGTGACCATTCATAACGTTTGGGGCATCTGAGAAGTCTTAGCCCCTCCTGTCTGCCCTGGCCAGCTCTAAACTTCATTAACAAGGACAGTGGGTTCACAGGACCCCAGGACAATCTCACACTCTGATCTGGCCGTGCCCTCCCCTTCCTGGATCCTTCTCCCACCCTTGCTCTGTGCCTGTACAATGCACCAATGTCCTCCATCATACCAGCCCCAACCTGGGGGTGGGCCCCTTCATCTGACCCCTCTGGCCCCATCCTCTCTATGCCTTTACCATGACTTcccctcctgcctcttttcctctttcccccttTGCACACCTGCCAGTCACCCTTACAGCTTCCCCTATGGTCTTGACTCCCAGCGTTGCTGCCCTCCACTGtccagctccagcccctccccagcctggtcTGAAGATGGTGGAGGCCATGTTGCGGGGGAGAATTGGATGGGGGCAGAGGCTTGTGTTAGATGGATGGCACCCCTGTTTTGCCTCCTCACTGTACAGATGCCAGACGCTCTCTAAAGTGGGTTGGATTCTGTGGCAGCCCTGTCCTCTGCCTCCCACACTCAGGACCAGGTACATAATCTGTGGATccggtgcaaaatgaaaatacaggaccCCTTGCCccaaaatgattaagaatttcaagatggcagtaGCAGATCATTGAACCAACCACTGGGCCCTTCCAAGTGCATGGCCCCGTGTGACTACATAGGTCTCACGTCCATAAATCTGGCTCTGCCCACACCCCTTTCCAGCTGGTGACGGCTCCTCTCCCTTCTACTGTCCTCAGCTGCTTTCTAGGATAGCTCCTCAGGGCCTCAGGGCAGGATCCCAGCCCCAGACACCTCCAAAGGTCCAGAGCCCTGTTCAGCAGGCACTCAGCACAGATTCCTACATTCCCTCCGGAAATCTTCACACCTACACTACCTCTGGGCTGCAGGACACATACACCCTTCTCAAATCAGTGCTTATTGATTGAGCCCCACCTGGCTAAGCCTGTGGAAGAGAGGACAAGTTGATAAACGctcagtccctgccctccaggagttcAGTTTATAGCaggattaaaactgaaaaaagagcAGGACCAAACACGGATTCTGTGGgttcagagaaaaataatcatatttgATTAGGAAACGAATTTTCAAAAGAGACAGCATAAAGATGGACTTTCATGAATGGGCAAGATTTTATTAATCCGAGGAGTAAAAGGGCATTccagggagagggcacagcaggggCAAAGGCTTGGAGGTGGGAAGATGCATGGCAGGTTCTAGAATCTTGAGTTATGTAGTTTGCCAAGGCATACTGATGGCCGAATAGTGGAAAGAGACTGGAAGGGAATTTTAGGGTCTGCTGTGGACAGCTCTAAGAGCTGCGGTGAAGTGTCTGTACTCCTGTACTTCCGTAGAGGAGACACTGAGGGGGCTTTAGCTATGGTGTGTATTTGGGATcaaagggagaagagagacgACTTCCTCCACTTGGCCCTCCCAGCCTGCCTGCGGGCACAAAGCCTCACTTTTCTGCAAAACAGGCCGCTCCTACCCAGGGTTCTGGAGCTTATTCAGTCCACCCCTCTCGAACCGCAGTATGTCTGAGCTACCCGTAAGGGTACAGCAGCCTCGCCTCCCTCCCGCCCTACCAACGTGGAGGACCCACAATCTCGCGCGATCCTGGGTTCTGCGCAGCAGCGCCCAGACGGTGCTGGAGTGGTTTGAGGTTTTTTCGCCACTTGCTCCCATGGTCCtgtttgtggtggtggtggtggtggtggttgtggtggtGTTATGGAGGTTGGGGGGTTGGGGGCGTAAGAGGGGTGCGGAATAGGATCCCGGACTGGGAGTGGAGGCGACTGGGAGTGGGGAAAGGCTCTCAGCGCCTGGTGGACCCACTACCCacttattttaactttatattatgtatattctcAAACAAATGCAAAAGTAGAGGGAATGGTATAATGAGTTTCCCAAGTCCCCACCGCCTAGCTTCAACAATTTGCCCCTCTTGGCCAATCTTGTTTCAGCTAACCCTCTCCCACCACCCACGTTAAAGAAGGATGTGAGTAGCCTGGGGGTGGCAGAGGCGCCCCCCCACACCCAGAGTTGTAGGAGAGCTGGTGCCAAGCCTGCACCACTGGAGACTGGAACGCCAAGGGGCAGAGTGGGGGCACGGTAGGGCTGGGAGCAGGGCTCACGCTGGGTAGGGgccgcggggggcgggggcggtgctGGCGGGGCGGTGCTTGGAGCAGCGCGGGGGTTGGGGGCGCTCTCCCGGAGACTCAAGGCGCGTGGGGCTGGGCGCAGAGCCGCAGTCTCCGCCTTGCAGCTTGGAGTGTGCCCGCTGCGCCGCAGCTGTCCGTGCCTGCCGCCACcttcccgccgccgccgccactgcCAAGATGCCCAATTTCGCCGGCACCTGGAAGATGCGCAGCAGCGAGAATTTCGACGAGCTGCTCAAGGCTCTGGGTAAGCTGGCGCGGATGGCGTGCCCCGACGGGGAGTAGCAGCCGGCGGTGCCCCCGACCCGCAGAGGGTGGGCTTTAGGGACCAACACCAGGCAAGAGGGAGTCCCCGGTGCGATAGATTGGGGGCGAATTCCAAGGCACACCCCATCTAGAAGTGGCGAGTAGAGCCCGGGATCCGCGCATCCAGAGAGCGTTTGCTGGATGCTTGGCGCTTTCCCTGACGGTTCGGCCTTTATCTCGTGCTAGCTAATCGCGAGGAGAGGTTATTACTGAAGTCCTAGGTGGGTCAGGGACTTTAAAACTGGCGACTCAGTTTGAGACCAGGCCCTACCACGAAATACACTGTGCTGCTCAGGGAAGGCcgcttaccctctctgagcctcagttgctcacctcggaaaaaaaaaatcagggcgcGGGCAGGGGGAGGAATGAATCAGTTTTAAGGCCCCCAACTATATATAGTCAGAAGGTTTGAGAAGTGCCGGGCCAGTCCTGGGACGACTGGTGGGTGGCGAGTCCCCGTGTGTCGCACCCATTCTTCCCGGCGCAGGTGTGAACGCCATGCTGAGGAAAGTGGCCGTGGCGGCTGCGTCCAAGCCGCACGTGGAGATCCGCCAGGACGGGGATCAGTTCTACATCAAGACATCTACCACGGTGCGCACGACTGAGATCAACTTCAAGGTCGGAGAAGGCTTTGAAGAGGAGACAGTGGACGGACGCAAGTGCAGGGTGAGGCCGCAGAGTCTGGGCAGCGTTCCCACGTCCCCGCTCCCTCCCCGTGAACCGCTGCAGCCAGACGAACCCCCGGCTCCTTTTGCAGCCAGTGGCGCCCTTTCTTCGCGGGGCGTGTGCACCGGCTGTTTGAAGAGAGGATCTGTGCACCGCGTTGCCCTGGGCTCAAGAGAAAGGCCTACCCCAACCCCTCCCCAACCTCATCCCTAAGTCGCCTCCCGAGGTGCTAACAGCCGCGCCTAAAGCGCGGGCTCTGGGTTACACCGCGTTCCTTGCAGGGGCTTCCGCAGCAGCGTTTTGCTGCGATCCTCAGCGCGAGTGCAGGaggcggggaggaggaggaggtttcAGGGCCACCAGGTTCCGTGGCCGCCAGGCTGCCACGTTTCCTGCCGCAGGTGGAGCGGCAGCTCTCGAGTCCCGCCCGCCCGGGTCCCTGGGCGCCCTGAGAATGCTCTGGATCCAGTTTCAGCAGTCTCGATGGCCCCGGGACCTCGCCCGCCCGCCCTCAGTTTGGTTTCTTAAAGGAAACGACGGAATCTTTCCAAAAGCAAGGCAGATTCTGCCTGGAAAATGGACTAAGTGCTCTCTCTTAGTCCTCAAGGGCAAGAATTCTGTATTTCTTTGTATATAGGTCCCAGGGTGGATGAACGGGTGGACTGAAGCAAGGGTTTGTAAATTCCTTTTTTAGATGGACAAAAATTGCATTTGGTTGGTCTCTGGAGTAGAATGGAGGTTGGCTCCTCATGGATTTTGAGGACAGATGGAAAAACAATTCGCTGCTGCTACCACTTAGTTTAAAAGTGACAAAatgtctccctcctctccccaaggTTTAAAGAAAGAACGAATAACATTCCAGAGAGTGAGA
Encoded proteins:
- the CRABP1 gene encoding cellular retinoic acid-binding protein 1 codes for the protein MPNFAGTWKMRSSENFDELLKALGVNAMLRKVAVAAASKPHVEIRQDGDQFYIKTSTTVRTTEINFKVGEGFEEETVDGRKCRSLATWENENKIHCTQTLLEGDGPKTYWTRELANDELILTFGADDVVCTRIYVRE